In one window of Juglans regia cultivar Chandler chromosome 3, Walnut 2.0, whole genome shotgun sequence DNA:
- the LOC108994864 gene encoding receptor-like protein 7 yields MQPTTKIPFFTWLFLIPIVTGECLDDQKSLLLQLQNSLQFDEASSPKLVHWNRSVDCCLWKGVYCSLGRVIGLDLSSESISAGLDNSSSLFSLQHLQNLNLAHNNFTNSQIPSEFERLTNLRCLNLSNAGFAGQIPIAISRLTSLVVLDLSTFYFPVLKLENPTLHMLVRNLRELMELHLDGVNMSAQGNEWCQIISSSLPNLRVLSLSNCHLSGPFHSSLLKLQSLLVIRLDNNNLSTHVPELFAKFKNLKSISLTTSGLYDTFPEKIFQVPTLEILDLSNNPLLQGSLPDFPRNRSLRTLVLSKTNFSGTLSDSIANLTMLSRIDLSSCNFHGSIPYSIANLTQLLYLNMSMNYFTGSIPSFSMAKNLTEINLSHNHLTGQVTSTRWEVLLSLVNLDLRNNSLDGSIPLSLFSLPKLQKLQLSKNQFSGKLHPFSEVSSLRIVDLSSNRLQGQLPNLLQMATYLNLSTNNFSAGIPAGIWPNGNAAWPISEEIVIDVSYNNLEGTIPEEIGGIYSLGVLNLSHNALTGQIPSSLGKLNHLISLDLSFNNLVGHIPRMRRPETSNEGNKGLCGFPLHEECKDSGSHSNDDIEVDWNIIIAEFGFIYGLGIIILPNIFSKRWRIWYSQQLDDILSKIFPKLIS; encoded by the exons ATGCAGCCTACAACGAAAATTCCATTCTTTACTTGGCTTTTCTTGATACCCATAGTCACTGGTGAGTGTTTGGATGACCAGAAATCCTTGTTGCTCCAATTGCAGAATAGTCTCCAATTCGACGAGGCTTCCTCCCCAAAACTGGTGCACTGGAATCGAAGTGTCGATTGCTGTTTGTGGAAAGGTGTGTACTGTAGCCTGGGACGTGTTATTGGTCTAGACTTGAGCAGTGAATCAATCTCTGCTGGTCTTGACAATTCAAGTAGCCTGTTTAGTCTTCAGCACCTCCAGAACCTGAATTTGGCACATAACAATTTCACCAATTCTCAGATTCCATCAGAGTTTGAAAGGTTGACGAATTTGAGATGCTTGAACCTTTCAAATGCTGGCTTTGCAGGGCAGATTCCTATTGCGATTTCACGCTTAACAAGCTTGGTCGTTCTTGATTTATCTACCTTTTACTTCCCTGTATTGAAACTAGAGAATCCAACTCTACACATGCTGGTTCGAAATCTCCGGGAGCTTATGGAACTTCATCTTGATGGTGTAAACATGTCAGCACAAGGGAATGAGTGGTGCCAAATTATATCATCTTCACTACCAAATCTAAGAGTGTTGAGCTTGTCAAATTGTCATCTTTCGGGCCCTTTTCATTCTTCCTTACTCAAGCTTCAGTCTCTCTTGGTTATTCGTCTGGATAATAACAATTTGTCTACTCATGTGCCAGAGTTATTTGCAAAGTTCAAAAACTTGAAGTCCATATCTCTCACTACTTCTGGGTTGTATGATACATTTCCAGAAAAGATCTTCCAGGTACCAACACTAGAGATTCTTGATTTATCTAATAATCCACTACTCCAAGGTTCCTTGCCTGATTTTCCTCGTAATAGATCTCTTAGAACCCTGGTGCTTAGCAAGACAAACTTTTCAGGCACATTGTCTGATTCTATTGCTAACCTTACTATGTTGTCCAGAATAGATCTTTCAAGCTGCAATTTCCATGGATCAATCCCATACTCAATTGCAAATCTTACCCAATTGCTCTATTTGAATATGTCAATGAACTATTTCACTGGATCAATTCCATCATTCAGCATGGCCAAGAATCTGACCGAAATTAACCTTTCTCACAATCATTTAACTGGTCAAGTTACTTCCACTCGATGGGAAGTGCTTTTGAGTCTTGTGAACCTTGACTTGCGTAACAATTCACTGGATGGGAGTATTCCACTTTCTCTGTTTTCCCTTCCAAAATTGCAGAAACTACAGCTTTCCAAGAACCAATTTTCAGGGAAACTGCATCCATTTTCCGAGGTCTCTTCTTTGAGAATCGTGGACCTCAGCTCTAATCGACTTCAGGGGCAACTCCCCAATCTCCTACAAATGGCCACATACTTGAATCTTTCAACGAACAATTTCAGCGCTGGCATACCAGCTGGTATCT GGCCAAATGGCAATGCTGCCTGGCCAATCTCCGAAGAAATAGTGATTGACGTTTCCTACAACAATCTTGAGGGGACAATCCCCGAAGAAATAGGAGGAATCTATTCATTAGGAGTTCTCAACTTATCCCATAATGCTCTTACAGGCCAAATCCCATCATCTCTGGGAAAACTGAATCATCTTATATCACTAGATCTTTCGTTTAATAACTTGGTGGGGCATATTCCACGAATGAGACGTCCGGAGACATCCAACGAGGGAAACAAAGGATTATGTGGCTTCCCACTGCATGAAGAATGCAAAGACTCAGGATCTCATTCGAATGATGACATTGAGGTTGACTGGAACATCATAATCGCTGAGTTTGGATTTATTTATGGCCTTGGAATTATCATCTTACCgaatatattttcaaagagGTGGAGGATATGGTATTCCCAACAACTTGATGACATTCTTTCAAAAATCTTCCCCAAGCTGATTTCTTGA
- the LOC109021196 gene encoding transcription factor bHLH140-like — protein MDYFSTANPSSSEFSSVANSSKEKKIKGGKRSKGVKLSTDPQSVAARERRHRISDRFKILQSLVPGGSKMDTVSMLEEAIHYVKFLKTQIWLHQTMINFVDEDPSCFLAPSFPSHDQQNFYAENSLVDQVQPSSPPLPLPNSYFQTEETVSLDPYVKY, from the coding sequence ATGGACTACTTTTCCACTGCCAACCCTAGCTCCTCTGAGTTTTCTTCAGTGGCAAACAGCAGCAAGGAGAAGAAGATCAAAGGTGGGAAGAGAAGCAAGGGAGTTAAGCTCTCGACTGACCCTCAAAGCGTGGCTGCTAGAGAGAGAAGGCACCGGATCAGTGACCGGTTCAAGATCCTACAGAGCTTAGTTCCTGGTGGGAGTAAGATGGACACAGTGTCGATGTTGGAAGAAGCCATTCACTACGTGAAGTTCCTAAAGACACAGATTTGGCTTCACCAAACCATGATCAACTTTGTGGACGAGGACCCATCTTGCTTCCTTGcaccttcttttccttctcatgATCAGCAGAACTTTTATGCAGAAAACAGTTTAGTAGACCAAGTTCAGCCGTCATCACCACCGTTACCATTGCCGAATTCTTACTTCCAGACTGAGGAAACCGTTTCTTTGGACCCTTACGTGAAATACTAG